From the Nitrospinota bacterium genome, the window ATCCAGGAGCGTATATGCCCCCTCCTCATTTTCCGCCATGAATGTTTTGGCTTTCTCTTCATCAAAGGATTTTACAGGCTTAAAGAGCTGCTTCAAACGCATGATCTACCCCTCCTGAAAAAAGATTGAACTTTTTAAATCCGCCTTATCCTAACAAACTCATCAAAGAATACAAGAGTAAAAAATCAAAAAGGACATTGAAAACTTTCAATTGCAAAGATTCCTTTTATTCCTTATAAATAGTATTATGCAGATTGAAAGATTGGAAATAACCTATCTTAATCAAACCCTCAAGATCGAATACTTCCTCCGCAAAGGGGAAAAGCAAACACTCCTCTATCTTCACGGGCTCGGGTGTTTGAAAAACGATTTTATCGGGGCAGTAACAAGAGAAGAGCTCAAAGACTATACACTGGTCTCCTTTGATTTTCCCGGCTGCGGCAATTCCCCTTATCCTGAGAATGTAAATCTTGGAATCGATGATCTGGTTGAGATAACAAAGATAATGGTTTTTGAACTCTCCCTGAATAATCTCGTGATTATCGGCCACAGCATGGGCGGGCTTATCGGGCTCCTCTATATAAAAAGGTATGGAAAAGATACAAAGGGGTTCATCAATGTGGAGGGAAATCTGGCTCCTAAGGACTGCATGTTTTCCCGTGAGGTAATAGAGCCCTCCTTTAGAGAATTCAAAGAAGAGGTTTTCCCCAATCTCAAGAAAAAGTTATTTCACTCAGGAAACAGGGGCTTTAAAAAATATGCTGAAACGCTTGAGAAATACTCATCCCCAAAGGCCTTTTTTGATTACTCCCCCTCCCTTGTCAATTATTCTGATCATGGGGATTTGATTCATCTTTTCAATGAACTCAAGATTTTTAAGCTTTTCATCTACGGCTCAGAAAACAGATGGCTTCCCCACATAAAAAAGCTGAGGTGCAAAATTATAGAGATACCCCTCAGCAACCACTTC encodes:
- a CDS encoding alpha/beta hydrolase, with amino-acid sequence MQIERLEITYLNQTLKIEYFLRKGEKQTLLYLHGLGCLKNDFIGAVTREELKDYTLVSFDFPGCGNSPYPENVNLGIDDLVEITKIMVFELSLNNLVIIGHSMGGLIGLLYIKRYGKDTKGFINVEGNLAPKDCMFSREVIEPSFREFKEEVFPNLKKKLFHSGNRGFKKYAETLEKYSSPKAFFDYSPSLVNYSDHGDLIHLFNELKIFKLFIYGSENRWLPHIKKLRCKIIEIPLSNHFPFYDNPEEFYRAVSDFLKKI